The Streptomyces laurentii region CCGAGCTGGGCTACCACTCGCTGGCCCTGGCCGAACTCGCCTTCACCTTGGAGGACCTGTTCGGGCTCGACCCGCTCCCGCCGGAGAAGGCGATGTCGCTGGAGAGCGTCGGCGACGTCACCGGGCTCATCGCCGCCGAACTGGAAGGCGGCGCCGGGCACCTGCCGAACGACGACGACATCCAGCTGATCTTCGCCCGCTACGGCGTCGAGTGGGCGCCCCAGGCCGCGTAAGGCGCTCCGCCACCCCCCCCGGAACGGCCGCATGCCGTGTTGTCCCCCGCACGCGGCATGCGGCTTCGCCGGGGATCAGTCCGTGTTCGGCTTCGTGTACCCCGCGACCTCGCGCGGGCTCCGCGCGCCCGGGCCCACGTCATGCGCCGAGGGGCGCTCAATCTTGATGCCCAGGATGGGGAGCGCTCGTCCGGGTTCATCGCGGATCGCCCGGGTGGTCTTGGCGATGTTGTCGGCTCCGAGGGTTCTCAGCACGCCGATGGCCAGGTTGCGGAGGGTCGCCATGGCGCGAGGTGCGGTCCCGGTGTGAACGGTGGAGGCGTCCTCGCCGAAGGTGACGTCCCTGATGTGGCGCGAGGAGTTCTCCACTCCCCAGTGCCCGCGGATCCCGGCGGCCAGGTCGGCCGGGCCGGTCTGGTGGGCGTCGAGACTGGTGACGGCGTAGACGCTCTCACGGGTCTCGCGTTCGCCGGTGGGCTTGCGGCGGCGGTGGACACGGATGGCCGGACGAGCGTGAGGGAAGGCGGTCCCGCCAAGTTGGTCCGCGATGGCGCAGGTCTTGATCGAGCGGGACTCCCGCCTGCCGTGCGCGGAGGTGGAGGCGGTG contains the following coding sequences:
- a CDS encoding transposase (identified by MetaGeneAnnotator; putative;~sequence version:1), producing the protein MIKTNQPTAYSRLAALPWRDIPVRHTASTSAHGRRESRSIKTCAIADQLGGTAFPHARPAIRVHRRRKPTGERETRESVYAVTSLDAHQTGPADLAAGIRGHWGVENSSRHIRDVTFGEDASTVHTGTAPRAMATLRNLAIGVLRTLGADNIAKTTRAIRDEPGRALPILGIKIERPSAHDVGPGARSPREVAGYTKPNTD
- a CDS encoding hypothetical protein (identified by MetaGeneAnnotator; putative;~sequence version:1), whose translation is MTDSSTVIDSGSVEELVSRLVLLVAPQKNEDSRPEQRLISELGYHSLALAELAFTLEDLFGLDPLPPEKAMSLESVGDVTGLIAAELEGGAGHLPNDDDIQLIFARYGVEWAPQAA